One genomic region from Phragmites australis chromosome 1, lpPhrAust1.1, whole genome shotgun sequence encodes:
- the LOC133919195 gene encoding myosin-17-like isoform X4, with amino-acid sequence MINEGKSNSILVSGESGAGKTETTKLLMRYLAFLGGRSVTGARTVEQQVLESNPVLEAFGNAKTVRNNNSSRFGKFVEIQFGKSGKISGAAIRTYLLERSRVCQINSPERNYHCFYFLCAAPSEDLKKYKLGDPSSFHYLNQSTCIKVDGINDAEEYLATRNAMDTVGITEQEQEAIFRVVAAVLHLGNINFVKGREVDSSIIKDDKSRFHLNTAGELLMCDCEKLENALINREINTPEGVITTTVGPHSATISRDGLAKQIYSRLFDWLVNRINASIGQDPDSNQLIGVLDIYGFESFKTNSFEQLCINFTNEKLQQHFNQNVFKMEQEEYTREQINWSYIEFVDNQDVLDLIEKKPGGIIALLDEACMFPKSTHETLSQKLYEKFKSHKRFAKPKLSRTAFTIQHYAGDVIYQSDQFLDKNKDYVVAEHQELLYASKCSFVSGLFPPVTEENTKSSKSSIATRFKMQLHELMETLSSTEPHYIRCIKPNSVLKPAIFENTNVLQQLRCSGVLEAIRISCAGYPTRKLFHDFLHRFRILSPEILKENNDEKVACQKILDKIGLQGYQIGRTKVFLRAGQMAELDARRTEMRNNAARGVQSQFRTHVAREQFLILRNTSICLQSFVRARLACKLHELLRQQAAALKIQKNTRWYFAWKTYCQLRLSATTLQTGLRAMAARNEFNFRKQNKASIHIQSRWRCHRDYSNYIKLKRAALTYQCAWRRRVARKELRKLRMAARDTQALKVAKEKLEERVEELTSRLGLEKKLRTDLEKSKAEEVSKLQAALHEMEQRVEEVTAMQERESAKKAVEEALVQEREKISLLTTEIEGLKALLVAEREENDLTKKAHANALEGNEELNKKVKDAEEKIKQFSDIVQRLEVTVREGEALLLTERQQSEAVSTALAESQARNEALVSKLEDAVKQNDLLHEAIKRFEEAMANLESSLSVEKQQHEASVVELTEAREKIEELQREVGDTDEKSTMLQTTIQRLEERLREKDDLLTTERQESEATKQLLSESQDRNQELLNKIEDAEKNIAHFQDTIQRHEEIMTVLETSLRTERQQNDAMMKQLADSQGEIGELQKKLEDADGRSSLLQDSLQRLEEDATTREALLVAEKQENEVTKRTLTEALDQIEELVKEVECANHSVHQLQDIIQRLEQSAVAREATLLTESQEKDATSKALAEAQGRIEDLLKEIYSANRKIDQLQKTVERLEEGATTTDALYFAERQEHDQTKKTLSEAQEMNKELLTKIVEAEQNRGQLLENVKRLEKDSTTRESLLLMTKQSHDDTIKVLAEAQERNQDLMNKVEDSDRKIGLLEDSVKSFEKSTADKDSLLAIERHEHSETKKELAGAQKKIEELLNEVQDIHANITELEDSIRRLEGNLGSTEALLLAEKEQNASTLRLLTEAQSKIEELIKKLEDADRKSDSLRDTIKRLEQDGTAKDALLLTEKQAHEGTQKTLTEAQERNEELLKKIHDDDKHILQLQFTIQRLEENTVANENLLLREREQNDTTTKAHIESQERYEELLKKFVDVDRKIDLLQDTIERLGENTTTKDALLLSERHEKDATKKALAEAEEKNEELQMKVEYANEKIDHLQNTINKLQENIAAKDVSLEASMQENSTIRKSLAEAQERNDELLKKISDSEYRIHLLQDTVQKLQVDAISRLSSFVMEKQESDAAKRAVTEAHERNEDLLKRNEDLLKRNDDLIKKIEESGKIVAQLQEALQRLERKAANLEAENQVLRQQATATPPSTAKSSASRSKITRIHRSPENGHILNGDIKQTEMKPSTGTSEAIPPSVGNVPDLSNQKDFEHGEKLQRVLNQKYQHQQPQDDQQWLLTCISQYLGFSGSKPVAALLIYQCILHWRSFEAMKTNVFDSILQTINSATEAQNDMRTLAYWLSNLSTLTVLLQRSFKTTRTAISTPQRRRFSSERIFHANQTSNAGLAYLSGQSVVGSGGLPQVEAKYPALLFKQQLVDLIEKVYGMISDSVKKELNPLLELCIQDPRTSHSSLAKGHLNGMAQQNQLAHWLGIVKILNSYLDVLRANHVPSILVHKLFTQIFSLIDVQLFNRLLLRRECCSFSNGEYVRAGLAELKHWSDNAAREFAGSAWEALRHIRQAVDFLVISLKPMRTLREIHTDVCPALSIQQLERIVSMYWDDVNGTNTISAEFTSSLKAAVHEESNTVTTFSILLDDDSSIPFSLDDITKTLPVIEVADDDLLSFVHENPSFAFLLQRE; translated from the exons ATGATAAATGAAGGAAAGAGTAACTCCATTTTGGTCAGTGGTGAAAGTGGTGCTGGTAAGACTGAAACTACAAAGTTATTGATGAGATATCTTGCATTTCTGGGTGGGCGATCTGTAACAGGAGCGAGGACAGTTGAACAGCAAGTTTTAGAA TCTAACCCAGTCCTTGAAGCTTTTGGGAATGCAAAAACTGTTCgaaacaacaattcaag TCGATTTGGTAAATTTGTTGAAATCCAATTTGGCAAGAGTGGAAAGATATCTGGTGCTGCCATTAGAACTTACTTGCTTGAGAGATCTCGAGTCTGCCAAATTAATAGCCCAGAGAGAAACTACCATTGCTTTTACTTCTTGTGTGCAGCACCATCAGAG GATCTAAAGAAGTATAAGCTGGGGGACCCATCTTCGTTTCACTATCTCAATCAGTCAACATGCATCAAAGTTGATGGGATTAATGATGCTGAAGAATATCTTGCAACAAGAAATGCAATGGATACTGTTGGCATCACTGAGCAAGAACAG GAAGCTATATTCCGGGTTGTTGCTGCTGTGCTTCATCTTGGAAACATTAACTTTGTGAAAGGGAGAGAGGTAGATTCATCTATAATAAAGGATGACAAATCTAGATTCCATCTTAATACAGCAGGAGAGCTCTTGAT GTGTGATTGTGAGAAGTTGGAGAATGCCTTGATAAATAGGGAAATAAATACACCAGAAGGAGTGATTACCACTACAGTTGGTCCTCATTCTGCTACTATTAGCCGGGATGGTTTAGCAAAACAGATATACTCTCGATTATTTGACTG GCTTGTAAATAGAATAAATGCATCAATAGGACAAGACCCAGACTCGAACCAACTGATTGGGGTACTTGATATATATGGCTTTGAAAGTTTTAAAACTAACAG TTTTGAACAACTATGCATCAATTTTACCAATGAAAAACTCCAGCAACATTTTAACCAG AATGTCTTTAAAATGGAGCAGGAAGAGTACACAAGGGAGCAGATTAATTGGAGTTACATAGAGTTTGTTGACAACCAAGATGTACTTGACTTGATTGAGAAG AAACCAGGTGGAATTATTGCACTTCTTGATGAAGCCTG CATGTTCCCAAAGTCGACACATGAGACATTATCTCAGAAGCTGTATGAAAAGTTCAAGAGCCACAAAAGATTTGCCAAACCAAAGCTTTCTCGTACTGCATTTACAATTCAACATTATGCTGGAGAT GTAATATATCAATCTGATCAATTCCTGGACAAAAACAAAGACTATGTGGTAGCAGAGCATCAGGAATTACTTTATGCTTCCAAGTGTTCTTTTGTATCAGGGTTATTTCCACCAGTGACAGAAGAGAAcacaaaatcatcaaaatcctCAATTGCGACTCGCTTTAAG ATGCAActtcatgagctcatggagacTTTGAGCTCTACGGAACCACATTACATTAGATGTATAAAACCAAATAGTGTTCTTAAGCCTGCCATTTTTGAGAACACCAACGTTCTGCAGCAGCTTCGATGTTCA GGTGTTCTTGAAGCCATTAGAATCAGCTGCGCTGGATATCCCACTAGGAAACTATTTCATGATTTTCTTCATCGCTTTCGCATTCTTTCTCCTGAAATTCTGAAAGAAAA CAATGATGAAAAAGTTGCCTGTCAAAAGATTTTGGACAAAATAGGACTTCAGGGTTATCAG ATAGGAAGAACTAAGGTATTCCTGAGAGCTGGTCAAATGGCTGAACTGGATGCTAGAAGAACAGAGATGCGAAATAATGCAGCCAGAGGTGTTCAGAGTCAATTCCGTACTCATGTTGCTCGTGAGCAGTTCCTAATACTACGGAACACGTCTATTTGTTTGCAATCCTTTGTTAGAG CAAGATTGGCTTGTAAGCTACACGAACTCCTGAGACAGCAAGCAGCAGCACTGAAGATTCAGAAAAACACCCGATGGTATTTTGCATGGAAAACTTACTGTCAACTACGCTTGTCAGCCACTACATTGCAGACAGGGCTAAGGGCCATGGCAGCTCGCAATGAATTCAACTTTAGAAAGCAAAATAAAGCTTCTATCCATATCCAG TCCCGATGGCGTTGCCACAGAGATTACTCAAATTATATTAAATTGAAGAGAGCAGCGCTAACATATCAGTGTGCTTGGCGAAGAAGGGTTGCCAGGAAAGAGCTGCGAAAGCTCAGAATG GCTGCAAGAGATACACAAGCTCTAAAGGTGGCAAAAGAGAAACTTGAGGAACGTGTGGAAGAGCTAACAAGCCGCCTGGGCCTAGAGAAGAAACTAAGG ACTGATTTGGAGAAGTCCAAAGCAGAAGAAGTTTCTAAATTGCAGGCTGCTCTTCATGAGATGGAGCAGAGAGTAGAAGAAGTCACAGCAATGCAGGAAAGAGAATCAGCAAAAAAGGCTGTTGAAGAAGCTCTAGttcaagaaagagaaaagatcaGTTTATTGACTACTGAAATTGAGGGTCTCAAG GCACTGCTAGTAGCAGAACGAGAGGAGAATGATTTAACAAAGAAAGCACATGCTAATGCTCTGGAAGGAAATGAAGAATTGAATAAGAAAGTcaaggatgcagaggaaaaaatCAAGCAGTTTAGTGATATTGTGCAGAG ACTAGAAGTGACTGTAAGAGAAGGAGAGGCCCTTTTGCTAACGGAAAGACAACAAAGTGAAGCAGTTAGCACTGCACTAGCTGAATCTCAAGCAAGAAATGAAGCATTAGTAAGCAAGCTTGAAGATGCTGTGAAACAAAATGATCTGCTCCACGAAGCTATTAAAAG ATTTGAAGAAGCTATGGCAAATCTGGAATCTTCACTGTCAGTTGAAAAACAACAACACGAGGCAAGTGTGGTAGAACTAACTGAAGCACGAGAAAAAATTGAAGAACTTCAGAGAGAAGTTGGGGATACTGATGAAAAATCCACCATGCTTCAGACTACTATACaaag ACTTGAAGAAAGATTAAGGGAGAAGGATGATCTGTTGACTACAGAAAGACAAGAAAGTGAAGCAACTAAACAATTGCTCAGTGAATCCCAGGATAGAAATCAGGAGTTGCTCAACAAAATTGAAGATGCTGAAAAAAACATTGCACACTTTCAAGACACAATACAAAG GCATGAAGAAATTATGACAGTACTAGAAACTTCACTGAGAACTGAAAGGCAGCAAAATGATGCAATGATGAAACAACTAGCTGACTCTCAGGGAGAAATAGGAGAGCTGCAAAAGAAGCTTGAAGATGCTGATGGCAGAAGCAGTCTGCTTCAAGATTCTTTACAGAG ACTTGAAGAAGATGCTACCACAAGAGAGGCTTTATTGGTAGCTGAAAAGCAAGAAAACGAAGTGACAAAAAGGACACTAACTGAAGCTCTGGATCAAATCGAGGAATTAGTCAAGGAAGTTGAGTGTGCTAACCACAGTGTGCATCAGCTTCAAGATATTATACAAAG ACTTGAACAAAGTGCAGTTGCAAGAGAGGCTACTTTACTAACAGAAAGTCAGGAAAAAGATGCAACATCAAAAGCGCTAGCAGAAGCACAAGGAAGGATTGAAGATTTACTGAAGGAAATTTATTCTGCTAATAGAAAAATTGATCAGCTTCAAAAAACTGTAGAAAG GTTAGAAGAGGGTGCAACAACAACGGATGCTCTTTACTTTGCTGAAAGGCAAGAGCATGATCAAACGAAGAAAACACTTTCTGAAGCTCAAGAGATGAACAAAGAATTACTAACGAAAATTGTGGAGGCTGAGCAAAACAGAGGTCAGCTCCTGGAGAATGTGAAAAG ACTTGAAAAGGATTCAACTACAAGAGAGTCTTTGCTGCTTATGACAAAGCAAAGTCATGATGACACCATAAAAGTTTTGGCTGAAGCTCAAGAGCGAAACCAAGACTTAATGAACAAAGTAGAGGATTCTGATAGGAAAATTGGTCTGCTTGAAGATTCAGTAAAAAG TTTTGAAAAAAGTACAGCAGATAAAGATTCTTTATTGGCAATAGAAAGACATGAACACAGTGAAACCAAGAAAGAATTAGCTGGTGCTCAGAAAAAGATTGAGGAATTGCTAAATGAAGTGCAAGATATTCATGCAAATATCACAGAACTTGAGGACTCAATTAGGAG ACTTGAAGGAAACTTGGGATCAACCGAAGCTTTATTGCTAGCTGAAAAGGAACAGAATGCTTCCACCTTAAGATTACTTACAGAAGCACAATCGAAAATTGAAGAATTAATAAAGAAACTTGAAGATGCGGATAGAAAATCTGATAGCCTTCGAGATACGATAAAAAG ACTCGAACAAGATGGCACTGCCAAAGACGCCTTATTGCTAACTGAAAAGCAGGCACATGAGGGAACACAGAAGACTCTCACTGAAGCTCAGGAAAGGAATGAAGAATTGCTGAAGAAAATTCATGATGATGATAAACATATTCTTCAGCTTCAGTTTACCATACAGAG GCTTGAGGAAAATACAGTTGCAAATGAGAATTTGCTACTGAGAGAAAGGGAGCAAAATGATACAACAACAAAAGCGCACATTGAAAGTCAAGAAAGATATGAAGAATTACTAAAGAAATTTGTGGATGTTGACAGGAAAATTGATCTTCTTCAAGATACCATAGAAAG GCTTGGAGAAAATACAACAACAAAGGATGCTCTGTTGCTATCAGAGAGACATGAGAAGGATGCAACTAAAAAAGCACTTGCTGAGGCTGAAGAGAAAAATGAAGAGTTGCAAATGAAAGTCGAATATGCTAATGAAAAAATTGATCATCTTCAAAATACAATAAATAA GCTTCAAGAAAACATAGCTGCAAAAGATGTTTCTTTGGAAGCTTCAATGCAAGAAAATAGCACAATCAGGAAATCTCTTGCTGAAGCTCAAGAGAGAAATGATGAATTACTCAAGAAAATTAGCGATAGTGAATACAGGATCCACTTACTTCAAGACACAGTGCAGAA GCTTCAAGTAGATGCAATATCAAGATTGTCTTCTTTTGTAATGGAAAAACAAGAAAGTGATGCTGCCAAGAGAGCTGTTACTGAAGCTCATGAAAGAAATGAAGATTTATTGAAGAGAAACGAGGACCTCCTGAAGCGGAATGATGATTTGATTAAGAAAATTGAAGAGTCTGGTAAAATTGTCGCTCAACTTCAGGAGGCCTTACAAAG ACTTGAAAGAAAAGCAGCCAACTTAGAGGCTGAGAACCAAGTTCTCCGTCAACAAGCAACTGCAACTCCTCCGTCTACTGCCAAATCTTCAGCTTCACGCTCAAAGATCACAAGGATTCAT AGAAGCCCAGAGAATGGCCATATTTTGAACGGTGACATAAAACAAACTGAAATGAAGCCCTCAACTGGCACATCAGAAGCAATACCCCCCTCGGTG GGCAATGTTCCTGACTTGAGCAACCAAAAAGATTTTGAGCATGGAGAAAAACTGCAAAGAGTACTTAATCAGAAATATCAG CACCAGCAGCCCCAGGACGATCAGCAGTGGTTACTTACTTGCATTTCACAATATCTTGGATTTTCTGGGAGCAAACCTGTTGCAGCTCTTCTTATATATCAATGTATTCTCCATTGGAGATCGTTTGAAGCAATGAAGACAAATGTCTTCGACAGCATTCTGCAGACTATAAACTCAGCAACAGAG GCCCAAAATGATATGAGAACATTGGCGTATTGGTTGTCCAACTTATCTACGCTAACAGTTCTCCTTCAACGGTCATTCAAAACTACTAGGACAGCGATCTCAACTCCACAAAGACGACGATTTTCGTCGGAGCGGATATTTCATGCAAATCAAACTTCAAATGCTGGGCTTGCTTATCTCAGTGGCCAATCGGTTGTTGGATCTGGTGGACTACCCCAAGTTGAAGCAAAATATCCAGCTTTGCTATTCAAACAGCAGCTTGTGGATCTAATTGAAAAGGTTTATGGTATGATAAGTGACAGTGTGAAAAAGGAGCTAAACCCTTTGCTTGAATTGTGTATACAG GATCCACGGACTTCACACTCAAGTCTAGCAAAAGGCCATTTGAATGGCATGGCCCAACAGAACCAACTTGCGCATTGGTTGGGCATTGTGAAAATCCTCAACAGTTACTTGGATGTACTGAGGGCAAACCAT GTTCCATCAATTTTGGTGCATAAACTGTTCACTCAAATATTTTCACTGATTGATGTTCAATTATTTAACCG ATTACTTTTGCGGCGCGAGTGTTGTTCGTTTAGTAATGGAGAATATGTCAGAGCTGGACTAGCTGAACTAAAACATTGGTCCGACAATGCCGCTAGAGAG TTTGCAGGTTCAGCCTGGGAGGCATTGAGGCATATCAGACAGGCCGTTGATTTCTTG GTGATTTCTCTAAAGCCAATGAGGACATTAAGAGAGATACACACTGATGTGTGCCCT GCCCTCAGCATACAACAGCTAGAGCGAATAGTTAGTATGTATTGGGATGATGTGAATGGTACAAATACTATTTCAGCGGAG TTTACATCAAGCTTGAAAGCTGCGGTACACGAGGAATCGAATACTGTCACTACTTTTTCTATACTGCTCGATGATGATTCCAG CATACCTTTTTCACTTGATGACATTACAAAAACATTACCAGTCATTGAGGTGGCTGATGACGACTTGCTATCATTTGTCCATGAAAACCCAAGCTTTGCGTTTTTATTGCAAAGGGAGTAg